The Hippoglossus stenolepis isolate QCI-W04-F060 chromosome 11, HSTE1.2, whole genome shotgun sequence genome includes a window with the following:
- the mier1b gene encoding mesoderm induction early response protein 1b isoform X3 — MLLFSVFQPSLGNSSPGGSAGSDDHDFDPSADMLVHDFDDERTLEEEERLEASDETNANEIEDLAREGEMPIHELLSLYGYGGGSTADEDDEEEEEEPEEEEDDEEEDEEEDLDNDESSRSTGELKRNEGEGVRNSIGQGNEAQTTSEVRTRSVRSLGTAELMYFESNNDAEEESDEDEDYVPSEDWKKEIMVGSMYQAETPIGLCKYKDNEKVYENDDQLLWNPECLPEGKVVEFLTEASRRTGEEKGVDAIPEGSHIKDNEQALYELVKCDFDTEEALRRLKFNVKAAREELSVWTEEECRNFEQGLKAYGKDFHLIQANKQTRLGKRKYNLHPGVTDYMDRLLDETESAASSRAASPPPTTSSSSASHSEKEDSSSQNGIATHNSNHPVDGAPLPPVHSVKPESTQSNGPSTPTVESPPVSDNNSNGCSQPSAPNHDRNGSLEPPLDHRDAAAVAHDRPAKRCRTEAEPLGQSEVEPSRTQED, encoded by the exons CGTTTTCCAGCCCTCCCTCGGGAACTCGAGCCCAG GAGGTTCAGCAGGTTCCGATGACCACGATTTTGACCCATCAGCAGACATGCTTGTCCATGACTTTGATGATGAGCGCAccctggaggaagaggaaaggttGGAGGCATCAGATGAGACCAATGCAAACGAGATTGAAGATCTTGCACGG GAGGGAGAAATGCCCATTCATGAGCTGCTGAGTCTGTATGGCTATGGGGGTGGATCAACAgcagatgaggatgatgaggaggaggaagaggaacctgaggaggaagaggatgacgaggaggaggatgaggaagaagacCTTGACAATGACGAAAGCAGCAGAAGCACTGGCGAGTTGAAAAGAAATGAG GGTGAGGGTGTTAGGAACTCTATAGGACAGGGGAATGAGGCCCAGACAACCTCTGAGGTTCGCACACGCTCAGTCAGGTCCCTTGGCACAGCAGAACTTATGTATTTTGAAA GCAATAATGATGCAGAGGAGGAGtcagatgaagatgaggacTATGTTCCATCAGAAGACTGGAAGAAG GAGATTATGGTTGGCTCCATGTATCAGGCAGAAACCCCTATTGgcttgtgtaaatataaagacaaCGAAAAAG TTTATGAAAACGATGACCAGTTATTGTGGAACCCTGAGTGTCTTCCTGAAGGCAAAGTAGTGGAGTTCTTAACAGAGGCATCGAGGCGAActggagaggagaagggagtCGATGCGATCCCAGAGGGATCTCATATCAAAGATAATGAACAG GCGTTGTATGAACTGGTGAAATGTGACTTTGACACAGAAGAAGCTTTAAGAAGACTTAAGTTTAATGTAAAAGCAGCCAGAG AGGAGTTGTCTGTCTGGACTGAAGAGGAATGTAGAAACTTTGAACAAGGACTAAAAGCTTATGGGAAAGACTTTCATTTAATACAGGCCAATAAG CAAACCAGACTTGGGAAAAGGAAATACAACCTTCACCCTGGTGTCAc AGACTACATGGACAGATTACTGGATGAGACGGAGAGCGCAGCATCCAGCAGGGCGGCATCGCcacctcccaccacctccagcagcagcgcCAGCCACTCGGAGAAGGAGGACAGCAGCAGTCAGAACG GTATTGCAACTCATAATTCAAACCACCCAGTGGATGGCGCTCCGTTGCCTCCAGTACATTCAGTCAAACCTGAGTCGACTCAGTCCAACGGCCCCTCCACTCCAACAGTGGAATCTCCTCCTGTCTCAGACAACAACTCCAACGGCTGCAGCCAACCCTCTGCACCCAACCACGACAGAAATGGTTCTCTAGAGCCGCCGCTCGACCACAGGGACGCAGCGGCAGTGGCCCACGACCGGCCGGCCAAGAGATGCAGGACGGAGGCAGAGCCTTTGGGCCAAAGTGAGGTGGAACCATCCAGAACGCAGGAGGACTGA
- the mier1b gene encoding mesoderm induction early response protein 1b isoform X2 — MAEPSLGNSSPGGSAGSDDHDFDPSADMLVHDFDDERTLEEEERLEASDETNANEIEDLAREGEMPIHELLSLYGYGGGSTADEDDEEEEEEPEEEEDDEEEDEEEDLDNDESSRSTGELKRNEGEGVRNSIGQGNEAQTTSEVRTRSVRSLGTAELMYFESNNDAEEESDEDEDYVPSEDWKKEIMVGSMYQAETPIGLCKYKDNEKVYENDDQLLWNPECLPEGKVVEFLTEASRRTGEEKGVDAIPEGSHIKDNEQALYELVKCDFDTEEALRRLKFNVKAAREELSVWTEEECRNFEQGLKAYGKDFHLIQANKVRTRSVGECVAFYYMWKKSERYDFFAQQTRLGKRKYNLHPGVTDYMDRLLDETESAASSRAASPPPTTSSSSASHSEKEDSSSQNGIATHNSNHPVDGAPLPPVHSVKPESTQSNGPSTPTVESPPVSDNNSNGCSQPSAPNHDRNGSLEPPLDHRDAAAVAHDRPAKRCRTEAEPLGQSEVEPSRTQED, encoded by the exons CCCTCCCTCGGGAACTCGAGCCCAG GAGGTTCAGCAGGTTCCGATGACCACGATTTTGACCCATCAGCAGACATGCTTGTCCATGACTTTGATGATGAGCGCAccctggaggaagaggaaaggttGGAGGCATCAGATGAGACCAATGCAAACGAGATTGAAGATCTTGCACGG GAGGGAGAAATGCCCATTCATGAGCTGCTGAGTCTGTATGGCTATGGGGGTGGATCAACAgcagatgaggatgatgaggaggaggaagaggaacctgaggaggaagaggatgacgaggaggaggatgaggaagaagacCTTGACAATGACGAAAGCAGCAGAAGCACTGGCGAGTTGAAAAGAAATGAG GGTGAGGGTGTTAGGAACTCTATAGGACAGGGGAATGAGGCCCAGACAACCTCTGAGGTTCGCACACGCTCAGTCAGGTCCCTTGGCACAGCAGAACTTATGTATTTTGAAA GCAATAATGATGCAGAGGAGGAGtcagatgaagatgaggacTATGTTCCATCAGAAGACTGGAAGAAG GAGATTATGGTTGGCTCCATGTATCAGGCAGAAACCCCTATTGgcttgtgtaaatataaagacaaCGAAAAAG TTTATGAAAACGATGACCAGTTATTGTGGAACCCTGAGTGTCTTCCTGAAGGCAAAGTAGTGGAGTTCTTAACAGAGGCATCGAGGCGAActggagaggagaagggagtCGATGCGATCCCAGAGGGATCTCATATCAAAGATAATGAACAG GCGTTGTATGAACTGGTGAAATGTGACTTTGACACAGAAGAAGCTTTAAGAAGACTTAAGTTTAATGTAAAAGCAGCCAGAG AGGAGTTGTCTGTCTGGACTGAAGAGGAATGTAGAAACTTTGAACAAGGACTAAAAGCTTATGGGAAAGACTTTCATTTAATACAGGCCAATAAG GTGAGAACTAGGTCTGtaggagaatgtgtggccttttATTACATGTGGAAGAAGTCTGAGCGTTATGATTTCTTTGCACAGCAAACCAGACTTGGGAAAAGGAAATACAACCTTCACCCTGGTGTCAc AGACTACATGGACAGATTACTGGATGAGACGGAGAGCGCAGCATCCAGCAGGGCGGCATCGCcacctcccaccacctccagcagcagcgcCAGCCACTCGGAGAAGGAGGACAGCAGCAGTCAGAACG GTATTGCAACTCATAATTCAAACCACCCAGTGGATGGCGCTCCGTTGCCTCCAGTACATTCAGTCAAACCTGAGTCGACTCAGTCCAACGGCCCCTCCACTCCAACAGTGGAATCTCCTCCTGTCTCAGACAACAACTCCAACGGCTGCAGCCAACCCTCTGCACCCAACCACGACAGAAATGGTTCTCTAGAGCCGCCGCTCGACCACAGGGACGCAGCGGCAGTGGCCCACGACCGGCCGGCCAAGAGATGCAGGACGGAGGCAGAGCCTTTGGGCCAAAGTGAGGTGGAACCATCCAGAACGCAGGAGGACTGA
- the mier1b gene encoding mesoderm induction early response protein 1b isoform X1: MLLFSVFQPSLGNSSPGGSAGSDDHDFDPSADMLVHDFDDERTLEEEERLEASDETNANEIEDLAREGEMPIHELLSLYGYGGGSTADEDDEEEEEEPEEEEDDEEEDEEEDLDNDESSRSTGELKRNEGEGVRNSIGQGNEAQTTSEVRTRSVRSLGTAELMYFESNNDAEEESDEDEDYVPSEDWKKEIMVGSMYQAETPIGLCKYKDNEKVYENDDQLLWNPECLPEGKVVEFLTEASRRTGEEKGVDAIPEGSHIKDNEQALYELVKCDFDTEEALRRLKFNVKAAREELSVWTEEECRNFEQGLKAYGKDFHLIQANKVRTRSVGECVAFYYMWKKSERYDFFAQQTRLGKRKYNLHPGVTDYMDRLLDETESAASSRAASPPPTTSSSSASHSEKEDSSSQNGIATHNSNHPVDGAPLPPVHSVKPESTQSNGPSTPTVESPPVSDNNSNGCSQPSAPNHDRNGSLEPPLDHRDAAAVAHDRPAKRCRTEAEPLGQSEVEPSRTQED; the protein is encoded by the exons CGTTTTCCAGCCCTCCCTCGGGAACTCGAGCCCAG GAGGTTCAGCAGGTTCCGATGACCACGATTTTGACCCATCAGCAGACATGCTTGTCCATGACTTTGATGATGAGCGCAccctggaggaagaggaaaggttGGAGGCATCAGATGAGACCAATGCAAACGAGATTGAAGATCTTGCACGG GAGGGAGAAATGCCCATTCATGAGCTGCTGAGTCTGTATGGCTATGGGGGTGGATCAACAgcagatgaggatgatgaggaggaggaagaggaacctgaggaggaagaggatgacgaggaggaggatgaggaagaagacCTTGACAATGACGAAAGCAGCAGAAGCACTGGCGAGTTGAAAAGAAATGAG GGTGAGGGTGTTAGGAACTCTATAGGACAGGGGAATGAGGCCCAGACAACCTCTGAGGTTCGCACACGCTCAGTCAGGTCCCTTGGCACAGCAGAACTTATGTATTTTGAAA GCAATAATGATGCAGAGGAGGAGtcagatgaagatgaggacTATGTTCCATCAGAAGACTGGAAGAAG GAGATTATGGTTGGCTCCATGTATCAGGCAGAAACCCCTATTGgcttgtgtaaatataaagacaaCGAAAAAG TTTATGAAAACGATGACCAGTTATTGTGGAACCCTGAGTGTCTTCCTGAAGGCAAAGTAGTGGAGTTCTTAACAGAGGCATCGAGGCGAActggagaggagaagggagtCGATGCGATCCCAGAGGGATCTCATATCAAAGATAATGAACAG GCGTTGTATGAACTGGTGAAATGTGACTTTGACACAGAAGAAGCTTTAAGAAGACTTAAGTTTAATGTAAAAGCAGCCAGAG AGGAGTTGTCTGTCTGGACTGAAGAGGAATGTAGAAACTTTGAACAAGGACTAAAAGCTTATGGGAAAGACTTTCATTTAATACAGGCCAATAAG GTGAGAACTAGGTCTGtaggagaatgtgtggccttttATTACATGTGGAAGAAGTCTGAGCGTTATGATTTCTTTGCACAGCAAACCAGACTTGGGAAAAGGAAATACAACCTTCACCCTGGTGTCAc AGACTACATGGACAGATTACTGGATGAGACGGAGAGCGCAGCATCCAGCAGGGCGGCATCGCcacctcccaccacctccagcagcagcgcCAGCCACTCGGAGAAGGAGGACAGCAGCAGTCAGAACG GTATTGCAACTCATAATTCAAACCACCCAGTGGATGGCGCTCCGTTGCCTCCAGTACATTCAGTCAAACCTGAGTCGACTCAGTCCAACGGCCCCTCCACTCCAACAGTGGAATCTCCTCCTGTCTCAGACAACAACTCCAACGGCTGCAGCCAACCCTCTGCACCCAACCACGACAGAAATGGTTCTCTAGAGCCGCCGCTCGACCACAGGGACGCAGCGGCAGTGGCCCACGACCGGCCGGCCAAGAGATGCAGGACGGAGGCAGAGCCTTTGGGCCAAAGTGAGGTGGAACCATCCAGAACGCAGGAGGACTGA